The Bacteroidota bacterium genome contains a region encoding:
- a CDS encoding metallophosphoesterase has translation MKPLSLFLIGATALSCSHQRDIHESAEGRPLTVIAIGDAGEPGSVLRDNAKLVDNMYSGRHSAGLPDAMFFLGDNFYPTGLNVPADEVDKKIKKTLGPFRETFEFLGKENVHAVAGNHDYYARNAIEKSLLFGLIDISAGPVGLSDRGNQRASEIEWWTYHRNMPAEVVYPSRRGGQDSVQFIIFDSALPLRTDISTWKPALDSLRRMLATSATRPGIVWRILIQHHPWYSVGDHGGYSVWDDEENAITYLSNCDKDSNAVRWFMNTIDPEDVCAEKYQAMLNALRSVILAGGVKIHLTLTGHDHTLQLLSYPDDGSCSSCPKVHVVSGAGSEMKQVKSPLPPREFTASQRDKKGESRGGFAQLRFENDRLRIVFFDGQNGQMIDMGGGKREFWIDKEGRLLP, from the coding sequence ATGAAACCACTCTCTCTCTTCCTTATAGGCGCAACAGCCCTCAGTTGTTCGCATCAACGCGACATACATGAATCGGCAGAAGGCAGGCCTCTAACCGTGATTGCCATTGGCGATGCAGGCGAGCCGGGAAGTGTGCTGCGCGATAATGCGAAACTCGTTGACAACATGTACTCGGGAAGACACAGTGCCGGCCTGCCCGACGCCATGTTCTTCCTCGGCGATAATTTCTATCCGACGGGATTGAATGTTCCGGCTGACGAAGTTGACAAGAAGATCAAGAAAACCCTCGGCCCGTTTCGCGAGACTTTCGAGTTTTTGGGGAAGGAGAATGTACACGCCGTGGCGGGAAATCATGACTACTACGCCAGGAACGCTATCGAAAAATCGCTTCTCTTCGGATTGATTGACATATCGGCGGGACCGGTTGGCTTGTCGGATCGGGGGAACCAGCGTGCATCAGAAATTGAATGGTGGACGTACCACCGCAACATGCCTGCGGAGGTTGTGTATCCGTCACGTCGCGGCGGGCAGGACAGTGTACAGTTCATCATCTTCGATTCCGCGCTGCCGCTGCGAACAGACATTTCGACGTGGAAGCCCGCTCTCGACAGTCTAAGAAGAATGCTGGCAACCTCTGCGACCCGTCCCGGCATCGTGTGGCGGATTCTCATACAACATCATCCCTGGTATTCGGTTGGCGATCATGGCGGTTATTCGGTGTGGGATGATGAAGAGAACGCAATCACGTATCTCTCCAACTGCGACAAGGATTCAAACGCCGTCCGATGGTTCATGAACACCATCGATCCCGAAGATGTTTGTGCCGAGAAATATCAGGCAATGCTCAACGCCCTGCGCTCCGTTATTCTCGCCGGAGGCGTGAAAATCCATCTGACGTTAACCGGACACGACCATACGTTGCAGCTTCTTTCATATCCCGACGACGGCAGTTGTTCAAGCTGTCCGAAGGTTCACGTCGTATCAGGCGCCGGTTCGGAAATGAAGCAGGTGAAATCTCCGTTGCCGCCTCGGGAATTCACAGCGTCGCAACGCGACAAGAAAGGCGAATCACGTGGCGGGTTTGCACAGTTGCGCTTCGAAAACGACAGGCTCCGCATCGTGTTCTTTGACGGGCAGAACGGCCAGATGATTGATATGGGGGGAGGGAAGAGGGAATTCTGGATTGATAAAGAGGGCCGATTGCTTCCTTGA